From one Aerosakkonema funiforme FACHB-1375 genomic stretch:
- the rppA gene encoding two-component system response regulator RppA, with amino-acid sequence MRILLVDDEVELADPLKAVLTREGYGVDVAYDGVSGSQLAAIGDYDLLILDWMLPQMSGLEICQQLRSQGIATPVLFLTAKDTLDDRVQGLDAGADDYLVKPFELRELLARVRALLRRSATLESVSTIQRLRVGDLELDCDNQVAYRHGRTIDLSEKESQLLAYFMRHPGQLLTHTQIHQHLWSEDEQPSSNVLAALIRLLRRKIEAAGESQLIHTVYGKGYRFGET; translated from the coding sequence ATGCGAATTCTTTTGGTTGATGATGAAGTTGAGCTCGCCGACCCCCTGAAAGCTGTGTTAACCCGTGAAGGTTACGGTGTCGATGTGGCTTATGATGGAGTTTCTGGAAGTCAGTTAGCGGCTATCGGCGATTACGATTTGCTGATTCTCGATTGGATGTTACCGCAAATGAGCGGACTGGAAATTTGTCAGCAATTGCGATCGCAAGGCATTGCCACACCAGTATTATTTCTTACTGCCAAAGACACTTTAGACGATCGCGTGCAGGGATTGGACGCCGGCGCAGATGACTATCTCGTCAAACCTTTTGAATTGCGAGAATTACTCGCACGGGTTCGCGCTTTGCTGCGGCGATCGGCTACCCTAGAATCAGTCTCAACAATCCAACGCCTGCGAGTAGGCGATTTGGAACTTGATTGCGATAACCAAGTCGCTTATCGTCACGGACGCACGATCGATTTATCCGAAAAAGAAAGTCAATTACTCGCATATTTTATGCGCCACCCCGGTCAATTATTAACTCACACCCAAATACATCAACATCTCTGGAGTGAAGACGAACAACCCAGCAGCAATGTATTAGCAGCTTTAATTCGCCTCCTGCGTCGGAAAATTGAAGCTGCTGGCGAATCTCAGTTAATTCACACCGTCTACGGAAAAGGGTATAGATTTGGCGAAACTTAG
- the hisG gene encoding ATP phosphoribosyltransferase, whose translation MLTVALPKGALLTDSIRLLQAVGLDFSAFLDPKMRQLQIHNPTGTAKALLVRAQDVPVYVEYGQAQLGIVGYDVLREKQPQVAHLADLEFGRCRMSVAVKSSSPYQSALELPPHGRVASKFVRCAREYFDNLDLPVEIVPLYGSVELGPITGMSEAIVDLVSTGRTLKENGLVEMEVLFESTARLIAHPLSYRLNTDNLYHWVEGLREKTLSLV comes from the coding sequence ATGCTTACCGTTGCATTACCTAAAGGCGCACTTCTCACCGACAGCATCCGTCTGCTACAAGCAGTTGGACTCGACTTTAGTGCTTTTCTCGATCCGAAAATGCGTCAACTCCAGATTCACAACCCCACCGGGACGGCGAAAGCTTTGCTCGTTAGGGCGCAGGATGTGCCAGTTTATGTGGAATACGGACAAGCGCAATTGGGAATAGTCGGTTATGACGTGCTGCGAGAAAAACAACCGCAAGTAGCGCACTTAGCTGATTTGGAATTCGGTCGCTGTCGGATGTCGGTGGCGGTAAAATCTTCGAGTCCTTATCAGTCTGCATTGGAATTGCCTCCTCACGGTCGAGTTGCTTCCAAGTTTGTCCGCTGTGCCCGCGAATACTTTGACAATCTGGATTTACCCGTAGAGATCGTGCCACTGTACGGTTCGGTGGAACTGGGGCCAATTACAGGAATGTCGGAAGCGATCGTAGACTTAGTATCGACCGGACGCACCCTCAAAGAAAATGGCTTAGTGGAGATGGAAGTTCTGTTTGAAAGTACGGCGCGACTGATTGCCCATCCCCTCAGTTATCGGCTCAACACCGATAACCTCTACCATTGGGTAGAAGGACTAAGAGAAAAAACTCTATCTTTGGTTTGA
- a CDS encoding serine/threonine-protein kinase, with translation MQPPLPLGTILQNHYRLIKILGQGGFGRTYLAEDQARFNELCVLKEFTPRSNEDYLLHKSKELFQREAEVLYKIEHRQIPQFRSTFEQGKRLFLVQDYVEGKNYSTLLRERQQEGRAFSESEIVQFLQQMLPVLVHIHEKGIIHRDISPENIILRESDRLPVLIDFGAVKEKAAQLDSAGEIPPATTVGKLGYAPPEQLQTGEVFPNSDLYALAVTAVVLMTGRKPQELLEQSSMTWRWQLLPPIISLGIFNLLKKMMAPRPHNRYQSAIEVSQALRAWGGITTAASVIANKKSPHIKPTASRPTTRPYSAIGSSLSNLPFVGAGIGLLIILGFFLAIGSMIPTKSLKTATPAVSTATPTPTPTPIDAATTPEPTPSVTPTPTPEPVSTSETIGLITGLITYKEGNLKPNQTITYIISAQPGQQLSVSVTRGNISMNVLAPNRVPIDFQAKQVQRWEGLLPLAGDYYIELSPPTGVADSDYKLDIILTNPVEPTPSVSISPTTPESNLTPSPSPTSTGETLPIPTPSETPSP, from the coding sequence ATGCAACCACCCCTGCCTCTGGGGACTATCCTCCAAAACCACTATCGCTTGATCAAAATTCTCGGTCAAGGGGGGTTTGGTCGCACCTATCTAGCAGAAGACCAAGCCAGATTTAACGAACTATGCGTCCTCAAAGAGTTTACCCCGCGCTCCAACGAAGATTACCTTTTGCATAAATCAAAAGAACTGTTCCAAAGGGAAGCAGAGGTTCTCTACAAGATCGAGCATAGGCAAATTCCCCAGTTTCGCAGTACTTTTGAGCAGGGCAAACGTCTGTTTTTAGTGCAGGATTACGTTGAGGGCAAAAACTACAGCACGCTGCTGAGAGAGCGCCAACAAGAGGGAAGAGCTTTTTCAGAAAGTGAAATCGTGCAATTTTTGCAGCAAATGTTGCCAGTTTTAGTTCATATCCACGAAAAAGGTATTATTCATCGCGATATTTCGCCAGAGAATATCATTTTAAGAGAGAGCGATCGCCTGCCGGTACTGATCGATTTTGGCGCAGTCAAGGAAAAGGCAGCCCAATTGGACTCCGCCGGCGAGATTCCCCCAGCCACTACCGTAGGTAAACTCGGCTACGCGCCACCCGAACAACTGCAAACAGGCGAAGTTTTCCCCAACAGCGACCTCTACGCTCTAGCAGTAACCGCAGTAGTATTGATGACCGGTCGCAAACCCCAGGAATTGCTAGAGCAATCGAGCATGACTTGGCGTTGGCAGTTATTACCTCCCATCATCAGCCTGGGCATTTTCAACTTGCTCAAGAAAATGATGGCTCCCAGACCGCACAACCGCTACCAATCTGCGATCGAAGTCAGTCAAGCTTTGCGAGCCTGGGGTGGCATTACAACTGCCGCATCGGTGATTGCAAACAAAAAATCTCCGCACATCAAGCCGACTGCATCCCGCCCCACCACACGCCCATACTCTGCGATCGGCAGTAGCTTGTCAAATTTACCGTTCGTAGGTGCGGGAATTGGGTTATTAATTATACTGGGCTTTTTCTTGGCGATCGGCTCCATGATACCGACCAAATCGCTGAAAACAGCCACTCCAGCCGTCAGTACTGCCACTCCCACACCCACGCCAACCCCAATCGATGCAGCTACCACACCCGAACCAACACCCAGCGTTACACCAACCCCCACACCCGAACCGGTTTCCACAAGCGAAACAATCGGCTTAATAACGGGTCTGATCACTTATAAAGAAGGCAATCTCAAACCTAACCAGACGATTACTTACATTATTTCAGCCCAGCCAGGGCAGCAACTCAGCGTTTCTGTGACAAGGGGAAATATTTCTATGAACGTTTTAGCACCTAACCGCGTGCCGATCGACTTTCAAGCCAAGCAAGTACAACGATGGGAAGGGTTGCTGCCTTTAGCCGGAGACTACTATATTGAACTAAGTCCGCCGACAGGAGTTGCCGACAGCGACTACAAGCTGGACATTATTTTGACCAACCCCGTAGAACCTACCCCCAGTGTCAGCATTTCCCCCACTACCCCCGAATCCAACCTAACTCCTTCCCCATCTCCCACCTCAACAGGAGAAACCCTTCCCATCCCAACCCCCAGTGAAACTCCCTCTCCCTGA